atgaaatctataggaatgtaagatgatGGGATAAACTTGAACCATTTAAGCTCATGGTTTAATTGTATCGAATGACGTAGAGTTGGCAGTTGCGACCCTTAGTCTGTCCTTTCATAAAATCCCAGTAAACGTTGAcaatggtgatttttaataataacattaaaaattgcttCTCCTAGGCACCATGCTGCGTTCTTCACGTATGTTTGTAAGACTCCACTGAGTTTGGTACTGTTAACTACTGttcccagtttacaggtgaagaaattgaggttgtaTCTCCTGTTTAAATTCCCAGAGCTAATGGTAGCAGAGGCACTATTTGAATGTAGGTCTACCTGATTCTAAAGCCTTTGTTCTGAACCACTGCAGTACTTAGCCTCACAAAGAAAGCTTGGCCCagccaaatgttttcaaactggaCTGATTTAACTACCTTTAAGAACACCTATTTGGTGCATTATTAAAAGTTGCATAATTAATTCTATGTGTGTATAACCAAAAACAAGTGTTCTTGTACTTtaccttaaataaatgtaatttaaagatgccgagcctttctgacatcacttttgtgcatacataaaagtgaaaaaaaaaagtgaaaaaaagagaaaggcattggCAATAACTTCATCACAACTGCCACGGCGATTGTAGGACCATCCTCATTTCAGagttagtaaaatgtgaaaaatacagcacCTGTGTACCTACCATCTTGCTTAAGAGACAAAACAATTCCCAGCAGCACTAACAGCCTTGTGTCAACCTCCTTGACCTAGCCTTTCCACCCTAGAGAAAActgtcctgaattttgtgtttactcttccctcatttttagctacagttgtttttaaacatatacccTATGCAATACATTGTTTGAGCTTGTTTCAGAATGGTTCCGTGAGTGGAATTGTATCccattcttttgatgtttttaaaaatcatgagaagtCGATCTATACTAATGTGTGTAGCTCACTtatctttcactattgagtattccactctcttcatatcctgctgtattaattctgttgctggacatttgggctgtttccagcttTCTGCTGTCAAGTTATGTTTGCTATAGACATTCTCATAGTTGTTTCTTAGAACATGTGTGTTTCTCCAGGGTGTATACCTAGGAAGGGGACGGCTAAGTCTAGATGAGAGTGCTTGCTGTTCTGATTGCTAGCCAATACTGCTGCCCGTGTTTCTGTCCACTGAATAGCCCGAGGGGACAGGAGTCCTGCTCTTGCTTTGTTTACAGACCTTCAGGGGGAATAAGCGTTTATGAAAAGAATAGGGGGATAGTGAAGGAGAGCTTCCTAGGCCATAGTCTGACTTTCAGCCATGGCCCCGGGGggcaaagccagaaaggagtggaggcCAGGTGGAGCACTGCTGTTGGCGCTGAGCATGTGTGTGAGGTGGGGCTGCCCTTGACTGGACACTGGGTCTCAGACTGTGGCACAGCTGACATCACAGAATCCACTGTGAGGCTACGGCTGGGCTTCAGGACctagaaattcagagagaacACTGCATGCATTCTCAGATTGTatggttctttatttaaattgcagTAAGGAAGCTGAAATGGGCTCTCCAGGGGTATTTCGCTGAGCCCTGGTCCCCTTTGCAGCTTCCAGCTCTAGGTCCTATTGATGGGCTTCAATGGTCACTGGCTCCATGGCCTCAGATGTCACACCACCAGTGAtttccagcccctggccactCTCTGCTGTCTCTATGATGGCCTCCATTCGGGTCCCTTCCACTGCCTTCGCCAGGATGTTCACACCTTTATCGCGTGATGAGCCCGCTGTCTTTCTAGTAAGACTGGCTCTGATATTCCTGAAGAAGGAGCTGATCCTGCTGAATCTCTTGGTGGCGGAAGCTGAACTCGCTGTAGATAAGCTCCTGCCCGGTTTGTGCGAGGTCCTGGGCTCGTTGGTGATGGGAGCACGGCTGACGCCTTTGTGACCAGTGCCCTGCTCGCTGCCCCCCGGGCTGCCGTGGCCTTTCTCCTTCTGGTCGTCTCTAGTGGCTCTACGGCCGCCTGAGCACCGGCCAGCTGCTTTTTGGATTACCTTGTTCCCCGCTGCCTTGTGGTGGCTTTCCACTGAACCGCAGAGCGAGGGGCTCCTaagagctctctcctcttcccactgctccctgctctcccttcttcccttgcggGCCTGGGACACCCTCTGTGAGCTGCCATCCTGTTCACTCACTTGGCCTTCCTGTGGCAAGGTTGAGATGAGGGACCCCTCGTCCTCCTTGTTGGCTCTTCCTCTGACAGTCTCACTGGTAGGTTCTGCTCCGACCGCAGTCCTGCCGgcctctggggagaggctggtggaCGTGCTGGAAGCATACTGTGAATTGTCCGCAGCACCTGCCAGGGCCGTTTTCCTGCTCCTCAGGGATGTTCCGGcagtgcccccagtggctatatTGGTTTTGCTTCCTCCTGGACCGTCGCTGGCTGTGGCCGCCGTGGCGGTGCTCTGCTCTTCAGGGGCAGGAGACTTGATCACTGCCACGCTCAAAGCACCCGCTGCGGTGCCTCCTGCCACCCATGCTGTCTCCACCTTTGTCGTTGCCCCCGATGCTGACTCTTTGTCAAGCACCGTAGGCTTTGCTTTTGCAGTGGCCACATCGGGCACGGTAGCGGGCTTGTGGGAGTCCAGTtggatcccctcccccccagcaaacGCTGCAGACGTGGCCCCGGCCACCTCAGAGCGCATGTGGAGGCTCCTGATGCTGACCTGGTCCTGATCCCACTCTCCTTGGaaatcctcccctgccgggctccGCCCGTCCTCCTCCTCGAACACAGGCATGCCGATCATGTCCCCGGCTGGAATGGCATAGGTGCTGCTGTGACTGTCCACTGGTGGTCGCAGGAGGTAAATCAGCTTTTCCCAGTAGGCAAAGAGGTCTTCCTGCGCGTCCAGAGGGGGACACAGCTGCAGGTAGCAGGAGCGGCCAGTGGCAAACTTCACGCGCAGCTGTTGTTTCTCACGATTGTGAGCGGAGATCCTCACGAACTTCAAGGGAAGGAGCCTGGTGAGCTCTAAGGTCTTTGCAGCCTTGTGGCTCTTCCCCTTGGTGGCCTGGCTGCGCTCAGCGTGCTCTTCACAGCCGGTGGCCCATCGGGCCAGCAGCATGATGTCTGGGAGTGGGAGGACGGGGCTGCTGGATGCGATGCCCACGGTCACCATGCAGACACAGTTGTGCACGTCGATCACGTCTCCCCTCTTCGTGATCTGGATAAAGTCGCTCTCGAATATCGGTGCGTACCTGAATATGTCGTATTCGCCCTTGTGCAGTTGCTGCTGCAGCTTCCCCACGGTGGTGTTGAACAGGCCCACCCCGGTGCTGCTCTGGGCCGTGTGATACGGGAGCAGAGAGTCCCCAGTCATGGCTGTCTTTGATCACGACAGGCAGCGCGGTGAAGGCgggcccctggctcttccctccctcGGCTTCGTTGGCAGAAGAGCGAGCTGCGGTGCTCCTGCCTCCTGCGTCACACAAGCAGCCCTACGGCAGGTTTTCCAAGCCCACCCCACCGGCCCCCACCTTTGCCTCAGGGtctcccagaggcaggggtgtgggtaGGGGCACAGATGATCACAGCGGGGACACTGTAGGGCGCCTGGACCCCAGGCTAAATCTCTTCAAGTTGTCGAGAGGTATGGTaggctccccctctgcctcacctcacttctgcttctggattttttatcTCCCCAAGAGGCCGTCAACTTCAGTCCTAGTGAGAGAAGTAACCACTTTCTCAGCCTAACCCCCTGGCACAGCCTATTTATCCTCTGATGCCCTTTGTGACCTATCACTGTCACACAGCCCTTTGCCTCAtcgcccagctgccccctcagggcagggcccccatcctctcccaaacACCCCATTGCCCCCGCGGAGGACAGGCCCATCCTGCCAGGGACTCAGGTgggtaccaaaataaaaatgtcttcaactgggaaaattttgtgtgggtcctttttcttttcctcccccaaattcagctactggatgaaatctataggaatgtaagatgatGGGATAAACTTGAACCATTTAAGCTCATGGTTTAATTGTATCGAATGACGTAGAGTTGGCAGTTGCGACCCTTAGTCTGTCCTTTCATAAAATCCCAGTAAACGTTGAcaatggtgatttttaataataacattaaaaattgcttCTCCTAGGCACCATGCTGCGTTCTTCACGTATGTTTGTAAGACTCCACTGAGTTTGGTACTGTTAACTACTGttcccagtttacaggtgaagaaattgaggttgtaTCTCCTGTTTAAATTCCCAGAGCTAATGGTAGCAGAGGCACTATTTGAATGTAGGTCTACCTGATTCTAAAGCCTTTGTTCTGAACCACTGCAGTACTTAGCCTCACAAAGAAAGCTTGGCCCagccaaatgttttcaaactggaCTGATTTAACTACCTTTAAGAACACCTATTTGGTGCATTATTAAAAGTTGCATAATTAATTCTATGTGTGTATAACCAAAAACAAGTGTTCTTGTACTTtaccttaaataaatgtaatttaaagatgccgagcctttctgacatcacttttgtgcatacataaaagtgaaaaaaaaaaaagtgaaaaaaagagaaaggcattggCAATAACTTCATCACAACTGCCACGGCGATTGTAGGACCATCCTCATTTCAGagttagtaaaatgtgaaaaatacagcacCTGTGTACCTACCATCTTGCTTAAGAGACAAAACAATTCCCAGCAGCACTAACAGCCTTGTGTCAACCTCCTTGACCTAGCCTTTCCACCCTAGAGAAAActgtcctgaattttgtgtttactcttccctcatttttagctacagttgtttttaaacatatacccTATGCAATACATTGTTTGAGCTTGTTTCAGAATGGTTCCGTGAGTGGAATTGTATCccattcttttgatgtttttaaaaatcatgagaagtCGATCTATACTAATGTGTGTAGCTCACTtatctttcactattgagtattccactctcttcatatcctgctgtattaattctgttgctggacatttgggctgtttccagca
Above is a window of Balaenoptera acutorostrata chromosome 1, mBalAcu1.1, whole genome shotgun sequence DNA encoding:
- the LOC130707082 gene encoding Golgi-associated RAB2 interactor protein 4-like, encoding MTGDSLLPYHTAQSSTGVGLFNTTVGKLQQQLHKGEYDIFRYAPIFESDFIQITKRGDVIDVHNCVCMVTVGIASSSPVLPLPDIMLLARWATGCEEHAERSQATKGKSHKAAKTLELTRLLPLKFVRISAHNREKQQLRVKFATGRSCYLQLCPPLDAQEDLFAYWEKLIYLLRPPVDSHSSTYAIPAGDMIGMPVFEEEDGRSPAGEDFQGEWDQDQVSIRSLHMRSEVAGATSAAFAGGEGIQLDSHKPATVPDVATAKAKPTVLDKESASGATTKVETAWVAGGTAAGALSVAVIKSPAPEEQSTATAATASDGPGGSKTNIATGGTAGTSLRSRKTALAGAADNSQYASSTSTSLSPEAGRTAVGAEPTSETVRGRANKEDEGSLISTLPQEGQVSEQDGSSQRVSQARKGRRESREQWEEERALRSPSLCGSVESHHKAAGNKVIQKAAGRCSGGRRATRDDQKEKGHGSPGGSEQGTGHKGVSRAPITNEPRTSHKPGRSLSTASSASATKRFSRISSFFRNIRASLTRKTAGSSRDKGVNILAKAVEGTRMEAIIETAESGQGLEITGGVTSEAMEPVTIEAHQ